The window gtccaagccggttggctcccgatgaacatgacgacgcattctgttctgacccagccggttgcctccccatgaacatgatgacggcACAGCTTCTCCGTTCtggcccagccatgtacacaagccctggtcgtacgtatgcgcgagtaggcatttgagtccccgcccgtatgtacacgttcgcgactagaatgacaatgctacgtacactttgaccaggtgggtccgactgtgaggcacttccttgtgtacgaagatgtagttggtgggtcccagcagtcagggtgtgaatcatttttttttgcccgtaatatggatgcacttccttgcgtgcgaagatgtagctagtgggtcccagcagtcagggggaaacattttttttgcgaaatacggtagcccatctggtgggtccctgctgtcaggtggaggaatcattattttgtacgtaataaggaggcatttccttgtgtgcggccatggacccagctgtcagcctctccatgtacagtccacgtccgatggatgtcattcgttgaccacgttgaccacagtgCGCCAAGAGCACTAGGAAGGGAAcggcacggagccagggaagactcagcagtggtTGCCCAcatggtggggagtacgagggtttactggtctggcTGCCGTCATcgaaaaataataggaggtgtgggtgagtagaggaatggcctggccagcaatggagtagggtggggcggtgcggcctgtgcagcagcacagccggccacgggaggcgggagcaagcagtctcaccggtgctggtttgggcggatgaagcaagaagaccagaggttgaagaagcactacggccattggatggacatcatacggtctctgtagctagaatcgtttatattgactaagttgacaaagcccttggtacgcgtcaacttaataggcccacgggccagcctccgaaatggtgtgcCCATATGTCAGGAGGAGGAataattttttgggcggctgaagctagaatatccgagattaaagaagaagcacgacatctgttggatggacatccaacggccactgctgctagaactgtgtgttgactataagttgacaaaaccttgcatacgcgtcaacttacttttttaggggacacatcaacttagtaggcccacaagtgtgtggcagagaacttatatcccatttgcgatttgcaagaatgtacaacccatttttgaattctaatggaatttactacagctcaTTTATAGTTtgtttaaaagtacaacccattttctagctaggacaacgattaataatttcaaccaaccgttcaaaacagaattcaataaaaatttcccacattttgatgggatccgaaatatttttatcccgaaatttctagtcagattaaatacaatttcaatataaatttgtattacgtaaaaattccaacgaaacattgcgcgcgcaagaattaatgaaattaaaattttcaaaatccaaaaagaaATATAAACtagttacgtgtttggtgcatttttatagttactgcgCAGTTTTTATAAtggcatcccatttattattttttaaagctcattcccttgttaagcctaatgcatccctccttggaAAGATTTACAGCGTaatggggcggagaataacaagttgaccttgtctGGGTATTCCTCaagaaaagtatagctgggctagccattttcagcttgaaaaaaattaatatctgggctagatatctggcctgggctagatgggccatagcctgcccagttaataccctcctctcctctgaacaacaacgaaaacatcgctcaagaaaaactctacagtgctcacacctcaaaaacacaaatactgctcgagctgcttggtcccatctgtcggccgctccttgtgcaattatctcgttgattgactacataggttgacaatggtgtgggatcatgatgtcaggaaaccaggaggaagcaaaaaatattATAGTTGtatctaataaggaggcacttgcgtacgtgtggctatggccctggtgggtccccactgtcatcctctccaagtaaagtcatctcctcattcctcatgtccaTTGACCATGCTGATAACGCGAGACGGCGGTGCcacagcgagcgcaacaactcgaaggacgacggagagggcctcgcgggccctacggatggtccgatacaacgcccgctgctcattcgggaagccaggatcatatggccacatgtccgcgacggcattgtcgttcgcttgttcaccagTGCTCGTTGAGGAGGCGGAGGTTGCAGCataggtcctcctgcgctggtagctcttccgccattagggcatcgaaatgcggccgcacctgctctatggtgaccaCGGCATGAActggcttggacagtggcgccggctcctggtcggaagctacgtccatcgtctgattgtcgacgctcagctcggcgagctcgctggcgagccagcatgtccggctgctggaccgacccgctgccaagcacgagtctgactgccgtGGCCCACCcaaaccgcctccctcgcccgtgcgcactttccgcccgaaacggtcagcgccgcccgccctacttcctggtgcaggcgattgcttcgccttcaaacgacacaagtgtcgtccgtccgtccgtctgccGCTCACATTAAGAGAGAATTCCATATTTAACACTCGCTGAAATTTTTGTGCCCTATTTAACACCGTAAATTTTTTTCTTCCTTATCTAACAACAATGCTAAAATTTGTTCCCTTTGTGACACTTCCGTCTATTTTGAGTACTAACGGTGTTAAATGGTACATGAAAAGATGATATTACCCCTAATGCAACTTGTGATCAAAATCATTCACATGGGGATCAATAACTTTTCCTGCTGTTAATTGCAAAACTGGGCAGAACTTTCCTTGTAAACATGCAATTCTGGACAGTTTTTTATTTCGAAATTTAATTCAAAATTGTGCAGAACCTGTGACACAATTCATATGTATATTGTTCAACACACACCTTTCAAATTTGCCAATGGCATGAGGCACTCCATATACATCCAGACTCACatccaagtacacatatatgactcACATATATCATGCGTATACATCATATTAGCAACCCAAAAGTGGCTCACATCATACCCAGGGTCACATACATTACTCCAAGTCCACACATACATCATATTAGCAACCCAAAAGTGGCTCACATCATACCCAGGTTCACATACATTACTCCAAGTCCACACATACATCATATTAGCAACCCAAAAGTGGCTCGCATCCTACCCAGGTTCACATACATTACTCCAAGTCCACACATACATCATATTAGCAACCCAAAAGTGGCTCACATCATACCCAGGTTCACATACATTACTCCAAGTCCACACATACATCATATTAGCAACCCAAAAGTGGCTCACATCATACCCAGGTTCACATACATTACTCCAAGTCCACACATACATCATATTAGCAACCCAAAAGTGGCTCACATCATACCCTGATTCACATACATTACTCCAAGTCCACACATACATCATATTAGCAACCCAAAAGTGGCTCACATCATACCCAGGTTCACATACCTTACTCCAAGTCCACACAACATGACATGAGCAGCAACAAAAGTGACATTAAGTGAAAGAAATTAGATGGAGTTCACAAGCTGAGCCGCCTTTTGCTTCTTGTGCCCATTGCAGGGCTAGTTGGGTAAGCTCTTTTGCTTCTAGTGCCCATTGCAGGGCTGTCAAATGGAACCATCAGATTGTTTTGATCCTTTTTAGCAAGCTCCATCTTCCTTGTGGCCCTTAAAATAACAACATGGCTGTCAAATTATTGTAGTGCATGTATGACAACAATACATATGGATATATTTGATACATGTATGGCAGCAAACAACAATATCAACTATGCATAATATGTGATATTAAAATCCAGAAACAGAAAAGGTCACCTTTTCCCCCCTtttgcatttttcttgtttgtagtCTCCAATGTTTGGTTATGCTTTCCCTTCCTCTTGGTTGTAGTTTCCAAGTTTTGGCTATGGATTGCATGAATACATACAAATCGAACTCAGTTTTCGTTTGGCACAAATAAAAACTCAGTTATTATTTGGAACAAGCATTGGTGTAGAATAGGTAACCTTGGTGGAAAATACATAGCGGCTGTCGGCGCGTCATCACCTCTTGGCACAATGGATGACTCGGATGTTTTAGTAGTCTTCCTCCTCTTCTTTGGTGGTTCTCTACACAAGAAATGAGAAAGTAGTGAACATTCATAGGTGATTACAAACAATAATGCAAGAAAGTAGTTAACATGCAATAGGAGAGTAGAATGGATAGTTGATTACCTCACAGCCATGAAAGCAGCAATGTCATCTTTGTTACCCTTCTTGCACTTATGCCAATGGTGCCCGTATTCCTTGCAAATAGGGCACAAGTGCTGGCCACTTTTCCTCTTTTTCTCACCACAACCCTTATGCCTCTCAGTTTGGGGCCGACCAGCTACAGCTTTTAACAAGGGTGGATGCATGAAGAATCCATGGTTAGATTCAGGCCACTGGGTCTTGTCACACATAGCAGGGATTAGTTGGCCATAAGCTGCCCTAAACATGTCAATGGAGTAATATGAGTCCACATAATTCTGTATATGTGCATTGACAAGTGATGTGATGAATGCTAGAGCATGCTTGCAAGGAAGGCCGGAAACTTGCCATTGTCTACAAGAACATGTGTTGTCATGCAAGTTGACGACAAACCTAAACCCGCTGCCTCCCAATTGAGTAACTTCAGCAACTTCTTCTGCGCTTTCTACCACCTCCAAGTTTAACTCTCTACTCTTTGCATTCAACTTCTTCATTATGTGGGGCAAAATTAATAAGCCAGCTAACTTCTTTGCTACTTTTCTCCTTCGATTCCACATGATCATAATCATCTGCCTAAGCTTGTCCATTAAGTCATCCAAGTTGAAGGACTTGTGGTGCTTAATCCATTTATTGAAGCACTCTGCCAGGTTGTTGGTTACATAGTCCACCTTACAAATGGTTGAGAACTGACTCCTAGTCCACAACCTAGTGTGCCACTTCCTAAGTTATGTAGTTGTCGCTGGCTTTGCTGTCTCCATTGCAACCCAATTTTTCTCAAATATATACTTGTTCCATGAGTAAGCAGCAGCCCAAAGATGGTCATCAAATACCTTTCCGTGATACTTTTTCTTGAAGTTTGACACCAAGTGAAACATGCATTCCCTAAGTTCTACCTCTGGGAAAACTTCCTTTACCCCTGTCATCACCGCCTGCCCAGCATCAGTGCTTACGGCTAAACCCCTTGGCGATCCTATGGCTTGCCTAAGCAATTGCATGAACCAGATCCAGTTCTCATTTGTTTCGGAatcaaaaattccaaaacaaagtGGATACATCCAATTATGGCCATCTACAGCAGTAGCACTGGCTAGCTGCCCCTTAAACCTGCCTGTTAAGAATGTGCTATCTACTGCCAAATACGGTATGCAACCACTAAGGAATCCATCTATGCAAGGTTTCAAAGCAAAGAAGAACCTTCTAAacctgattttttttcttttatagtGTAATGATCAATCTGCACTATGCTACCAAGGCAAGATATTTCAACTTGCGCTTTAAACCTATACAAATTGTCAAAGCTGCTATCCCAATCACCATATAGTTCTTTCAGAGCTAGCTTCTTACCCATATATACCCTCTTGTAGTGGATGTCAACCTTGTGGTGTTCTTTAATCTTTTTGCGCAATGCCTTCGCTCCGAGAGTAGCATCTTCAATCAGCCAATCCTTCACCTTATCACATATCCAAAACTTGGTTGCATTCTTCATCTTCTTTTTCCTTCTTGTACTAGAGCAATCATGACCACATGGGTTTTTCTTCACCTTAAAAAGAGAGATAGAGGTAATTAGCTAAAAACACTTGACAATTATGCAATAAATGTTCACAAATGAATAGAGTTAAACAATTACCATTACAGTACACTTATCCTCCATCGTAGAAGCATGTATCCTCCATGGACAATTATCAGCATCTTGTCTTGAACAATAGCCCCTAAACCGATGAGGTGTACTATACTCGGTATTATACTCAAATTCATGTTTGATTGCATGCTGAGAAAGTGCCAACTTGAACTCTTTCATGCTGGGATATGTAAAGCCTTTTGTCATTGGAGGGTCTAATTTGTCATACTCTACATGTGGAGTATGCTCTGCCTCATGGCACTCCTCATCCTCCTCTACTTCATCATCCTCTACTTCAGACTCCCCTACTTCATCGTCCTCTACTTCAGACTCCTCTACTTCAGACGCCTCTACTTCATCATCCTTTTCTTTATTACGATAAAGAACCACATCTAAGGGCATAGGTTCGTCCACTTCATACATATTCTCCTCATCAACACCAACATGCTCATTCTCAGGTCTTGGGTTGCGAAGGTAAGTATCATCCTCATGTTCTATATTGCTGTTAGGTTCATCCCACCTGGTGATAGGCTCATATGGTTCCGAGGGATCACAATATGCAATAATCATATGCAGCATCTTTGTCTCCGAGTGTTTTACAAACATAATCATCAAATCTTGGTCAGATTTTACTTCTGGACAGTTTTTAAGAGCATAGTCATAATATTGCACATGTGCAACTTCCAAATAACGCGGCGGGTACTGCTCTACAATTGACTCGACCAAATCCTTATAATTTGTCAAGTCACAATCGATAACCTTCTCAAAACAAAAACATCTTATGACCTTTCGAGCTTTCTTTGGATTGCCAAACAATTTAATTTTGAGCAAATAACTCGAATTTGGATCCATCCTGTGAATTAAAAGACAACTTTAAACTTTGCTTTAAACCTATACATGAGTATTGCTAGACAATCTGATCATTAACAGAAATTAAGTGAAAAGATCTCTTCCTCAAATACATAGCTACACAAACTAGCACAATCTATGCATGATAATTGCTACTAGATGGACTGGCCCTTACCCATCTGGACACGCCCATGTTGCTGGCGGCAACTGAGTACCTCCCTGGCCTGAAGCTGCTGCCATGAACGACCCAGCCGTGCCCTCGCCAGAGACCCCATCCACTGCCGCGCCCTGGCCCGAGCCAGCTGTAGCCGAGCCACCGGCCAGGCCCGAGCCAGCTGTAGCCGAGTCTCCGGCCTGGCCCGATGCTGGCTCAACCCCACCGCAGCCCGAGGCTAGCCCGACGCCGTGGATTGACCTAACCTCAGCCCCGCCGGCGCCATCGGCAAGCACGTCCGCAGCCGCGCCATGACCATCGTTCGCAGCCGCGCCATGGCCGTCGTCCGCGGCACTGTCTCCATCTATAGAACTGCCGCCATCCATAGCCCTCCGTCGCCGCCCCTAGGTCTAggaggttcgccgccgccgccgcctctaggGTTGGGAAGAAAGGGGATGAGAAGAGTCGGGTCGGGAGAGAATAGAGAGACCGGTTTGGTCTCTGGTTTTCTTTTTCCTCAAAGGGGTAATTTCGTCCAACGAGAAAATA is drawn from Triticum dicoccoides isolate Atlit2015 ecotype Zavitan chromosome 4A, WEW_v2.0, whole genome shotgun sequence and contains these coding sequences:
- the LOC119283597 gene encoding uncharacterized protein LOC119283597, with translation MDGGSSIDGDSAADDGHGAAANDGHGAAADVLADGAGGAEVRSIHGVGLASGCGGVEPASGQAGDSATAGSGLAGGSATAGSGQGAAVDGVSGEGTAGSFMAAASGQGGTQLPPATWACPDGMDPNSSYLLKIKLFGNPKKARKVIRCFCFEKVIDCDLTNYKDLVESIVEQYPPRYLEVAHVQYYDYALKNCPEVKSDQDLMIMFVKHSETKMLHMIIAYCDPSEPYEPITRWDEPNSNIEHEDDTYLRNPRPENEHVGVDEENMYEVDEPMPLDVVLYRNKEKDDEVEASEVEESEVEDDEVGESEVEDDEVEEDEECHEAEHTPHVEYDKLDPPMTKGFTYPSMKEFKLALSQHAIKHEFEYNTEYSTPHRFRGYCSRQDADNCPWRIHASTMEDKCTVMVKKNPCGHDCSSTRRKKKMKNATKFWICDKVKDWLIEDATLGAKALRKKIKEHHKVDIHYKRVYMGKKLALKELYGDWDSSFDNLYRFKAQVEISCLGSIVQIDHYTIKEKKSGLEGSSLL
- the LOC119289046 gene encoding uncharacterized protein LOC119289046 → MCDKTQWPESNHGFFMHPPLLKAVAGRPQTERHKGCGEKKRKSGQHLCPICKEYGHHWHKCKKGNKDDIAAFMAVREPPKKRRKTTKTSESSIVPRGDDAPTAAMYFPPSQNLETTTKRKGKHNQTLETTNKKNAKGGKRATRKMELAKKDQNNLMVPFDSPAMGTRSKRAYPTSPAMGTRSKRRLSL